gtcatgatacatatcgtattgccagattcttgccaatacttAGCCCTATCAGACAGTGAGAATGATGTAAAAAGGTGTGCAGATACCACAACTCATGCCACGTTGGAGGCAACGAGGACGGATTCCAGACAGATGAGACATCTGTGCATTCACATTTGCTTGTTATGTAATCGTAACTGTCCCAGCAGAGCAGAGAATTACCCATGATAATCCAGGTCAAATGTGGCCTCAGGACTTTTATACAGCAGTCATTAGTACATGTGCTATCAGAGGAGAGGTAGTGTAGACACACAGAGGAGATCAAATCAGGAGGTTAATGTTGTCTTTGCCCTCTGGTAACACTTGTGAGGGATTAACTGTGCCTGATTGTTAGAATGAAACTCATTAAGTTATGTAACAGCTCTCATCTCCCTTCATCTGTCAGGtaaaatgttctgttttaatcCAAAGTTTGGACCTGAAAGTCTTTTATTCTTCAAACATGTGACATAAATCACAGTGCCCTGAAATAACCTCAACCtgtttttaatataaatgaacAGTTTGTTGttagaaaagagaaaaattacTTGAAAATTCttgaaacaagttgatttttgaGGATCCAGGCTAAATTATGTTTCTGattctttcatttgttttgagaaaataacacttttatGACTTAATGATGAAGAGAAACTACTTCACCGTGGAGCCAGACAGACTCTTCTTCTGAACACTGAGTCATATAAAGCATATGGACGCCATATGAACAGACAACATCTGgcccaacaaacaaacaaacacggaGGCCTCTAAACAGAGTGTGTTGTCTCCTCCTCGCTGTGTTGTCCAACGTGTCGCAGCACAGTTTAGTTTAAAAGGTGGCGGTTTCAGCCAAGTAACCTGATTTGTTTGAGGAGGGATGATCGTTTCTCTAAAGTAACAGAGTCTgtcggcttgtttcaaacagactctttaagaaagaaaaagaaaaatgatgatGAGTTTAGAAATATTAATCATCTTAGAAGACATACCAACTCCTACACTAGATTTGTCTGTCTCGGTCACTCAACAAACATCAAGCGAGTGATAATCAAAGGCAATAACATGATGTCATGTATTATTATCAGGACATTATCCAGGACCAGGGAGAAGGAGTTTGATGTTTTCTTGGTCGGTGTGGAATGCAAACACTCGTGTAGTTGGAAGAAAAACAAACGAACACAAACGTTTCTCAGAATGATAATATGGAAGAAAACACAGCGTTGGAGTTGGACAGCTGCTTGGAGCTGATATCACTCACTTATTTAGGTCATGATGTCACAACATGAAGcaggcagcagctgcagcacaaACTACTAgttttgttttcagtgtttcagcCAGGCGGCAACcaccgggtctgaaaagtgaagccgatgcagaagtgccttaaacctgcattctttctaacggCCATTCTTCCTCTGGTTGTCGGccgtcttattcagcattcggttgtatttagctccaccctcttttgttatttctggttgcaaataaacaagatggtgacggccaaattgctgcttcaaaaccgtagtccacaagccaattggtgacgtcacagtgactacgtccactttctatgtacagtctatgggttCAGCTTCATATCCACATCTAATCAATGTCAAAATGTTCATCAGGCAGTGTGAATATATCGGTTGCGTCAACATAGACGCTGCCGAACTGTGGCTGGTTCTCTGAGGAGCTGCTTCAGCAAATGAGTCTCTGCATAAACAGAAACAGAACTTCACCTCCAGCTAACTGTATACCAATGAGAAGGAATGGTCAGCAGCTGCAGTGAAAGCGAAGCAGAGTCAAAGTGTTGGTGGCGCTACAGTATATTAACCAGGCGGTGTTTTCTCCCTGCAGGTGTGTGAGCTGGTTCGCCTCCTCATAGAGAAGTGCAGCAGCGTCCTGGGAGAAGACGTCACCTCGCTGTTCAGGAGCTTCAGCcagaagagcagcagcagtgaccACGGATCAGGTGAGAGACGAGACGCTATGAATAGACTCAGTCACATTTCTACTCCAGCTCAGAGTAGTTTGTGTTTTCtaaaacaaaaagcaacaacaaagaaacgtacaaatgtgaatattgtaCAATATTTGCCACCTGATTAATCACTTGatttttaatgcaaattacGTTCTAATTTGGAGGTTAGATTTTTAAGTTGTGCACAACTATGTAAAAGAAAAGATGTGTACACTAAATATCTTCCTGTGACCTTCAGATTAAACTTCTTATCCATTTTGGACagattgaaaaatgtgtttaccCGTCACCGACCTGGGTAGAAAACATCTGGTTAAGAAGGAGAAGTTAAGGATCGTAGTAATTAATGACATTTCAGGATCAGGGTCTTAATCAGAGTCTGTGTGCGGCTAAACAACAATGCTTCAGTGTGTTACACCTCTAAATATTACAACATCGAGGTGGTTTTCGGAGCGACCGGCTCGCTGTTAGGGGGATTAAATGGCCTATAGGCTCTTTCAGGCCTGTTGATTGAGGTCAGCACATCGACCTGCAGTCGTTCCAGTGATTGCCGAGGTCACGGCTGCTGATTGACTAACAGCAGTGCTGAATCTCCTCATTCATAAATACCGCTTAACTTTCTTCCTGGCTGCTATAAATAAACCGCCAGAGGTGAAGGAGCACTCAGCAGGACGACGCTTTGTCCTCTGTTCTCCTCGTCTCCAGCAGTGAGCCGCGGCTTTGTTCATCTCAGGGGTCATTTCAGTTTTGTGGGTAAAGTTTGTACCAGGAGAGAACAGCAGAGTGTGGTAGTTGAACTGGTGTAGGTTGTTGTGTAAATGAAGTTTTGTCTGTCTCAAATTGGATTGCTAATTTTAGGAAATGCCCTAAATTGCAGGATACGTGCGTCTGTAAAAGATGTATAATTTGAGGACGACTTTGCTATTACAGGAAATGTAACAGTAAAGTCAGACTGTGTATTTTGTTGGCTAGATCATTGTGTTCTTTGGATCGAATTCTCCACTTTAGTCTCATAATAATATTCTTTCTCCTCGTCCCAGATGTGTCGTCCTTCCAGATGAACGACTCGTCCTACGACAGTCTGGAGAACGAGCTCAACGACGACCCCGAGTCTCCGTTCCAGGAGCAGCTGCCTCTCCGTGATAAAGACAAGCCGGACAGCCGCAGCCGCGACTCCGTCATCACCCTCAGCGACTGTGACCCCGATCCCGACCACGAGACCGacctcctgctgcagctcccCCCGCTGGCCAGACCGCGGAGGTTCTGCCCCGCGGCGCGACAGCCACGCAACGGCCCGTCCACGGGTCCCaggaggctgaggaggagcTCAGAGCCCGCATTGGCCCTGGCGAGCACGCCGCCGTCAGGCACGGCGATTGTTCACGGCGACCGCCTGCCTGCGAGGAAGGCGAGCTATGACGCCGCCATGGAGGGGGAGCGGGTGGAGGATGATGTGTTCCTGGAGCAGCGGCTGAGCGGGCTGCAGctgaaggaagaggaagaggatggaggCGAGAAAGGAGTAGCCAAAATCCAGAATGGCGGGCGGAGGAAGATGAAGCACGCCCCTCCGCCTCCGTTGCGGCTGGACGCAAGCTGTTCCAGTCTGTCGTCACCGGCGACCTCGCCCACAGGCTCCTCCCTCAGCTCTTTAGACTCCGCCTTCTCACAGTACTCTACTGACTACGCCACCAACGGGGCCATTCCATTGGCCGAGCCcgctcctctctcccctctctttccTGGACGGCCCCAGCCGTCACCCCGGGACTCGCCCCCTCAGAGGGACGCCCCGCCTCATTGGCCCCCCCAGGCCCGTCGGACCAGCCAGACCCCCCCACACCCTCATGGCCTCCACCCCAACACGTGGCTCAAGAAGGACCGCCGGCTGTCACTAAAGCAGTCTGATAACGGACACTCAGAGGAGGACTTGCCCGCGGTGAACGGGATAAGCCCCCCAACCAGTAACGGCCACTCCGGCGTTGCCCAGGACGCCGCGGTGACCAACCCAAACAGCCAACGCAGATCCAGCAGCCCTCCGTCCTACCAGCAGGCGCTACAGCAGCTGCAGGGCAGCCGCTCTCCTTTCTACAGGGGCACGGAGAAACCTCTGACGGTCCGAGAGCTGAGGCAGCTCCACAACCAGACCGGCGCCCCAAGACCCCCGGCCCCCGCCTCCCCTAACAGCCCCAAACCACACGCAGGAAGTGACCCGGCAAAAGAGTGCGTGCAGCCGCCACAGGGTGTTTTCTACGGACAGAACGGCACCACTCTGGTCCTCAGGAGACAGAAGTCCCACTCTCTCACTCTGGCCATGGAGGGACACAAAGGGAGGCAGACCCTCCCCCTTCCCCGCCGAGCGTCCGAACCCGCCAAGATCACTGCGAGCGCTTACCCGTCCTCCAGCCTCACCCTGGACAGACCTCGCACCTCTAAAGGTCAGCCCCAAGACGGCGGCCTGAGAGTGTCAGAGGTGGAGCCCAACCACCACGCTGAGCCACGCTTCTGCCTGTCTCCCTCCGCCACCCGGGCCGTACGGGACTACTTCTCCTCCCAGGGTCAGGAGGATGCAGACGCCTGCCTGCGGAGGAGTCAGGAGGTGGCGCTGGCGATCGTGCAGGGGAAGAGGGAGTGGCAGAGCCGGCGGTGCAGCGACCCACGAGTGGACGACTTTGACCAGCTGTTTTTTGCTGAAGAGTCCTACGTGTAAATAAGAAGCGTGTACAGACTTTATCTGATATGTTCACTTGTATATAACTCATTGATGTGATCATATTCCCTCATATACACGTTTCCCCTCTGGCAGCAGACGTCATACCAATACTATGAGGTGTTTACTGTCATGGTACATCCAAGGTTTTAGATCTTAAAAGGTACAGATGAACTTCCTGCTTCCACGTTTCACCTCTGTGTGGTAGTAAACTGGTATTATGATTCCTCGTCCACCATAACACTGTGACGTCTGGCAAACATTTACGCCTTGTCCACACGTACACGGGGattttttagcttttttctATCCATGCTCGTCATCACGCAAACGGCGTTTTAGTTCACCGAAAACggagcatttaaaaaaactccGGCCAGGGTGAAGATTTGAGCTTGTGACATCAGAGTGTGCCGTTATCTCCTTTGTGAGGCGTCACTAATGAGGCGACATGTCGTGCAACGGCAGACGTGACCAAGTAACCTGCTAACAGGACTTTTAATATGTTGACACATAAATGCAACACTCCGAAAAACGCCGTTTACAAAAATACCTGTGTACGTCTGGACGAGGCCTTAGATTGAAAGGATTGAAGTTGTCGGTCATAATCCACAATAGTTTAAGTTTAAAAGTCACGTTGCTTTGTAGCCCTGCAGCTGGGATCCTCCGATAATGATTTATTGAGTAATGATGCCTGATACAGAGAAGATGTGAAGAGTTTATTTGGACATCTGGATCCCCAAACAATCATTAAAGAGTTACAGCTCTTGTGCCAAAATCTGGTTCCTCTGACAAATATCTTTCTCTGACGAAATGAAGGAAGGACGAGTTCTTCAGAAATGAAAGAGAAAGCTTCTCATTCTCTGGAAGCTTtcaaaaggaaaatatatatttttatttccaaAGCATAAAGACTGTTTTTGTAGTCTGTTTTTAACggcaaaatattttaaatttgattaaaaattgGACCAAATATGCATGAAGAATCAGACTTCACTACACCACAGTGTTCTCTTCATAGTTTAGTGGGTTTATTAACGCTGCTCTCTGCAGCAGTAACGACAACAACATGGTCCCGATGGCTGCTGTGACTTCATGTGAATACTATGAACATGCTTTGAGCTCCACAACACCTGATGATGTTTACTGGAGCGCCAGAGGAGGAAGGTTTTAGGACAGATTCCCTGTCCGCTGTACATATTTAACAATTATCTTAATGGTGTTTGTACCTTTTATGACGTCtgtaaagtgattttttttcccccagagaGTGAagtgtttgtctgtctgaatgAGTGAATCAATAGGAGCCGCTATTTATTCATATGAGCCGAGTTTCCagacacacagcacacagtgtTGTCCTCTGAAGCTCTGGTTTATATCTCTGTGAcctggggagggagggagggagggagggaggaagaagagaaaccatcgatgtgtgtgtgtgtgtgaaagaaagtCCGATCGTGTCCTGAGCAGGAATGTGAGAAAACGTGTGCCATTGAGGGAGAAATCTCCTTTATTCATGCTTGTATAGCACTTCATTATTCTCAACAAGAAACCCTTTCAGTCTCACTAGAGTGACAAGGACACAGCCTgttctatatgtgtgtgtgtttatgtgttgaaTGCACCTCGAACTGTTGTATGTTTTGTCCATAATTATATGATATTTTTGTTCCAGCGGTGCCGTCATTGCAGCGCTGATTTCTCAGCTGACACTTAACAATAACTGACCTTATTTCACTGTTCAAGGTGTGTTAGcactggggctgtcaaagtaaacatgataataatgcaaattagttttagcggcactaatttctttaactcattagGTTGTAACgaagataccggtatcatatgaaactagaaaacctaatgaatccatcggtaccaaccatgtcatactagctggtcatgaaggaggttaaagaacgctccaaacttacgttaaattttggcgaggaaaaactgtcatgtccattttcaaaggggtcccttgacctctgacctccagatatgtgaatgaaaatgggttctatgcgtacctgtgagggtttctggacaatatctgtcattgttttatgttgttaaattgatttccaataataaatatttgcataaagcagcatatttgtccactcccatgttgataagaggattaaatacttgacaaatctccctttaaggtacattttgaacagataaaacatgtgcgatttaaatattttaatggattgacagccctaatgtaaatACATACTTCTAGATAATATATTCTTAGCACAATGTAAGAGTAGTCTTCATGAgtattaacaaagtgttattaTGATCTTAACACTGCAATAAGGTCATCGTCATGTTAAGTGTTGCTCTCAAAATGTCCTTTatcctgtcttcttcttcttcttcttcttattattattattattaatattattaatattctaaTTGTTATCTCCATTACAGTGAATTGTGTTCAACGTGTATAGTTCTGCATATTTATgatacagaaatatataaatatatatatataaatataaatctatTACCTTGTtcctgttgtgttgttgttgttgttgtgtgaggAAATCAAAGTGTATTTTTGTACATGCcaattctgctgctgctgccatctCTATAGAAAGTATATTTGCTACAAAACGCAccatgtgtatatttgtgtacaTCTGATGTCCATTAAATGCTCACGAGAACAAAATATCATTgatttgaataataaatgttGCTCTTGTGAAACTACTTTGTGGATCAAACTGAATTTGTTCTTTAGTGAAGCTTTAAGCATGAAGGTAGGACTGTAGAAGAAGAGACACTGACATCAGGGAATTGACCATTTATAgtgaatagctccacaactagcaGGTCTATCTGCATGATCTTAGTCTctatggagtgtgtgtgtgtgcatcaagAGATCTCCCAGCTGTGTGTTAGTGGGTCATTTCTGAGTATTTTTCACAGTCATCAGTCAACACATACATCCAGCAGGCTGCAGAGAAAACACtatttctgtttttcctctACTGTAATGAAGAGAAGTCACTGTGATTAACCTCTTAACCCCTGTAGGGTGCTGGAGGGTGTGGttcgcctagacagacatacccaaaataaatgaagaatagctccacaactaccaggtctatatgcatgatcttggtctctatggataggtaagacgtCAGAGAActcatccccagtgtcagtaacattgtgactgttactatgccggagtaaactgtgatgaaccaaaggaaacatTTGTATCCTCTTCTAAAATGTTCTCttgattagacagtggataacaccattataacAATGATGCCGTGCACAGAgacgccactgaattcattcagcaactcctcgactacaactgtgccaaagcagatgtaaataacacaaagcacatagattctactaAAGGTTTTAGTccggataggaccaggaggactcacacttggatacccaaagtgtgccaaatgggttttctacctcttgaaagggaatctggctctaaaatcctcctgatatccactacaggaggctctgtgcacacaatggagcctttggccatgacatttaccctgtgcatcatcacattctaccattgtgctcagtataacatcaataaaaaactactaattgtataattttgactccaaatggagtagttttattataataatgaaatttgatcaagtagataataacaaataagatcaataacaatgtaaataagataacaaaaatgCAAAGTCAAgtacatttaatataaaaaaatattataaagtaaaaatacaatttcttgtGTGTTGATTTtataactaaaatattgaattcattgccaaacaaacattgtttggactaAATCCACtttgagtgttgttttagtcgcgttgaggcctcgtcttttagaaactattcagaacaaagaccaccacagcattttatgacgttgttaaaggcagtgttttaacacacagctcagcgtGCCGGGTCCGTCGGGGAAAAGAGGTTAGAATATAAGCAGATTGAGAAAAATCAGGTTATAACGGCCACGATGTACGCATGTTTGTTACTAGTCAGCTACAGTAGTAACCAATCAGCTGATTAATGAGCAGCTGGAGGCgaagcatgaatgaagcagCTGATGCCAATCAGCTAATTAATGCAACCAGAACTTCAGTGCTGTCCTGGTAATCATGTGTTTCTCCccctcacctgtgtgtgtgtctgtctgtgtgacaTGGGCGTGGGCGTGGGCGTGGGCGTGGGCGTGAGCGTGAGCGTGGCGCTCCTCTCTGGGCTCCCACCTGGCTTCCAGTCCTGCTGATCACCCACACCTGCCTTTCATTGAGCTCATCACCATGCAGTCTATAAACCCCGGTTCTCCAGTCACTCATCACCAGATAGTTGCTGCAACCACAGTGGTAGTGAGCCGTTCTTGGCCGCTCTGTTTTGGGAAATCAGAGTCTGTATTTGCTCTATTTTTAATTCCTTTGAACTAACCATTCACCCCCCTGGTTCTACTATAAATCCTTCATTACTCTCCACTTAGAGTCtgtgtctgcatttgggtcagaccaggggtctgcaacctgcagctccggagccacatgcggctagTTTTCAGAAGTCAAAccgctgcaggacagacgctttttcAAAAATCCGGCTTTTATCCAACGGCTGTGAAGAAAGCTtggaaggctgtcatcatgtTTGCTGTGAAACTGagcacacgtgggtcaagtgcaggttaacatttcaccgtctttgctacgctacgcccaacggagaaaattgcgagtctccgcaaagtcacaagctcTGCAGATTTAAGCagaaatatgatggaaactagcacaaagaaaaggaagagcagctccaacaaagataatataatatattataataatatatataaatataagatAATATATTTATAAGGCGGTGGAAGGAGATTCTTACGTTACGTTATTATATTAACAAGAACCAGGATCTTTTTTCTTACCTTAACTAAAtcgttttgttccctaaacctgaccaatcgtttcacaatgttaatgtgtgatatgaggctgatatgaaacatatttatgagaCGTATTATGGTTCAGAAACATTCACCGTATCCCGCTGCTGGGTTGAATTGAACAGTCTCTTTGTTTGGACAACGCTCGGCTGTACGACATCAGTTCGGAGGAACTGAAGGAGTTAAACAGGATTACACACAATTGTAGTTGAGGTTCATGAAATAATTCATGAAGGAATCCTCTGCGGTTCCTCTCTGACTGCAGTCTGAAGTTTGTTTAAGCTCTTTTAGTTATGAGAGTGAACCTGATAGTAATATTTACTGCAAGGAGTCAAACTGACTAACACAAGAAGCAACTTGTTCCTCTGATCTTAATTTATGATCTTCTCTTAACGCCGTTAGTTCAACAACCAGATACATAGATgttgtttgctgatgttgctcaGGGACGCAGGTTGCTCAGCAGTTAAACTGATGTAATCCAAACACAACTGAGTAACATAACGGGAATGTCTCCCATAAAAATCACAGGTTTCTTTACAACACGGTGTCGTGGTGTTTGTGCTCCGTCAGACTGGATGGATTCTGACAGGAAGAGGGTGTGTTAGAGCGGCTGCAGGCACAGCTTTGATTTCCCTTCAACCTTTCTCTTATAtatctgtgtttttaaagaGTCGTTAAACAGCTGGAGGGAACCAGACACCCCAACACCTCCAGTCTCCATCCAGCTACATCAACCTGTAACTGATGCAAAATACATTTCaccagagaaacatttcactgtTGAAGCGTTGAGGGATCTGGAGGTTTCTAGCGTCAACTTTTATCACGGCAAACAGAACAAAAGGTGGAAGGTGAGGGCTCAGAAAGTCTTCAAACTGccccctacaccctctcccGACCTACTTCCTCTCCGTTTGTGCGTTCACGTGGTGGGTCCGCCATATTGAGACCATTCCAAACCAGTTAGAGAGGAGTGGAGgcgggttataaaaccctccaaccgcgagcctgcatcgatgccgacttGCTACGTGCAACGGCGTTTTGTGTTCGTCTTGGAGCACGCTCTGTACAAAAGACATTTATATCCTCATACAGACTTTAACAAGTTAATTAAAGGTTACactgtatttaggatcaaatagtCAATTAGTCAATAGTCAATCAATTAGTCTAGAAAACAGATGTGTCAAGTGTTGTATGCCCTTTCCAAAAAGAAGtagttcaagtttattttatgaagtatacttaagtaaagttcaagtatatttccccaaagtatactttatgtagtaagtatagtAATATCAATGTACTGGTAGTGTACTAGTAGTGTACTAATTCAATACTTCTTGAGAcaaaattggcccactttttagtttataaaggTATACgttacgtaaactaagtaaaatacgtacggaagcAACGTAATATTTATGGAAAACACATCGCAAACGTCCCTAACATaactttgggacacgaacacgcCAAAAGCAGGCACgccgttcttattgcacacaaaatgaccaaaagCGTCCGGACTgtgttgcctaaagctaaccaagttgttttgttgcgtttttgttttgtttcaatttttgtttgccaaaagtcaatgttgacttatttaaaTTTTCGTCCATAGCttaaataatgtaatgtaagaAATGGGAATAAAAGAATGACAGATCAGATAACATTAGATATTACAGAAACTGTATTCACAGATTTTGATTGTGACAAAGAATTCCAATCAAATAGATGCCAGTCCCAATCTGGGCGATCCCCAATCGTGTTCCGGCCGGATCCAGCACATATCAAGCAAACTATgtgatgtttttactaaacataaagaagttgtttcgttgcatttttttgtttcaatttacagcGTTAACCACGTTTTTAAACTTATTTAAACTGTGACCATAATCCGGGaaaaatacgtttcccttgaaacgtaatGGAGGACGCAGTTTAGTTATATAGGGACGTCATTTTTTTGTAGGAGACGGGGTTTAAATAGCCTATATCATGTAGGCAGGTACAACAATACGATAAAATCAAGAATGACATCATTATGGGTTATGGCTAAAAGATAAAAAGGTTGCATCTAATCACTGACTTCATGACCACCTGTTACAGTcggcctctctgtcctcctgacCGGACTCTAACCTCCAGctactccctccctccctcctgcagGAACCCAGTTCAGCCGNNNNNNNNNNNNNNNNNNNNNNNNNNNNNNNNNNNNNNNNNNNNNNNNNNNNNNNNNNNNNNNNNNNNNNNNNNNNNNNNNNNNNNNNNNNNNNNNNNNNNNNNNNNNNNNNNNNNNNNNNNNNNNNNNNNNNNNNNNNNNNNNNNNNNNNNNNNNNNNNNNNNNNNNNNNNNNNNNNNNNNNNNNNNNNNNNNNNNNNNCGTTCCCTTCACCTAAACCTTCCCCgcccacctgctcacctgctcacctgtttcCACTTCCCCTCATCATCCCTGCTCTACAAATACTGGCCACGCTGCTCAGAGCGATGCAAGAATAATCTAATGTTTGCACTAAACGCTCTGCTGTGATTATTGATGCCAAAGGCTGCTTTCTTTTTGGTAGTTCAGTCCTCTTTTTAGGTTAATTATTGTAAAGCTGTACTGATCAAGAAGGCTGCATATTTACAAGTGATAATCAGTTGGATGCACAGACTGCAATCTGTCCGTAGAAGAGGAATTTCTTCATGGTTTGGTTGACGTAGTGATGTTGTTCCACTAGTAACGTGTTAACGCACTTTATTTTGTAGCTTAAATGTGTCCTTAAATTAATTCTATCATAAAATAATATCGCCATTACATACTCCGTTCTTTTACATAAgtaacagtacttttacttgagtaaaatctTCTAGTACTCTAGTACCATCCCTACATGTCCAGCAGGTTTCAGTGTGCTCGGAGGACCAGATTGGTGGAGTTCACGAGGTCTGATCCTGCTATGTGAGGACTCAAGTTCACCACCTGTAGCAAGCCATAAATCCCAGTTTAATGTCCTGATGAATGGACCTCAGGTCTACCAGTCTGTGTGTGGCTGAAGTCAAAGAGAAGCCAGCAGACGTTTAACAAGCAGCTGTTAAACAGGATCGATGTGTGTGAGATAACAACAGGAATCCTCTGAGAGGAACAAACTGTTCCAGAAATGTCAAGACGTCTTCTGAAATATTTCCTCCTGACAGTCAGTTATGTTAGCGTTCAGTCTCTCTGATGTAAGCAGACAGGAGAGCTGTCAGTGGCTGCTGGTATTTATAGCTGAACATACCTGTCTGCTGGTTTACCTGCTGCATCACATCATGAACCCTGTCCACAGCGTTCATGATGGGATCAGTAATACGCATTTATATCGCCGGGCAGAGGCAAAGTTTGCAGGTGTAAACAAATATAACCAAAAGCTTCTCATTCCTGAGCTTCTTATTTCAGAGAGGAGGTTTGTAATGTTTTAATCAGTTGG
This DNA window, taken from Sebastes fasciatus isolate fSebFas1 chromosome 14, fSebFas1.pri, whole genome shotgun sequence, encodes the following:
- the arhgap20 gene encoding rho GTPase-activating protein 20 isoform X2 is translated as MDSMSPQQGTMGQNRSDSLTGDNKKKMKTLAQRRQSAPSLVISKALTRSRSVSRESCMTPVSPESCPLVQAFLAECPRRLFLGHVQTQLKTGLQTQERHLFLFTDTLLVAKAKSPTHFKVKSQVRVCEMWTASCMDEVCEGSTNLERSFVMGWPTCNCVASFSSEEHKDKWLALIKSRIIDGKGKDDPKTIPLKIFAKDIGNCAYAKTLAVSNTDSTTDVIRMALLQFGILGCVKDHRLWVSSSKDDPPYPLIGHEFPFSIKMSHIRDGGSTGGGRGGGSSPTDCPGVLLLDQNLPPDTQCQFILKPNKVTPGQAPLIEPGQQKPFKRKRSLINWPFWRGSNTQLDGLALSPTSLSPTQGRLFGRPLCSVCSPDHGLPKPVMDMLVFLYLEGPYTRGVFRRSAGAKACRELRDRLDSGSEDAEITHQSVFVIAAVLKDFLRNIPGSLLSVDLYEQWMDVMEGDGGEERMQAVQRLIHLLPSENLLLLRHVVAVLHCIQGNANDNQMNAFNLSVCIAPSMLWAPAPSTPEMEGEGTKKVCELVRLLIEKCSSVLGEDVTSLFRSFSQKSSSSDHGSDVSSFQMNDSSYDSLENELNDDPESPFQEQLPLRDKDKPDSRSRDSVITLSDCDPDPDHETDLLLQLPPLARPRRFCPAARQPRNGPSTGPRRLRRSSEPALALASTPPSGTAIVHGDRLPARKASYDAAMEGERVEDDVFLEQRLSGLQLKEEEEDGGEKGVAKIQNGGRRKMKHAPPPPLRLDASCSSLSSPATSPTGSSLSSLDSAFSQYSTDYATNGAIPLAEPAPLSPLFPGRPQPSPRDSPPQRDAPPHWPPQARRTSQTPPHPHGLHPNTWLKKDRRLSLKQSDNGHSEEDLPAVNGISPPTSNGHSGVAQDAAVTNPNSQRRSSSPPSYQQALQQLQGSRSPFYRGTEKPLTVRELRQLHNQTGAPRPPAPASPNSPKPHAGSDPAKECVQPPQGVFYGQNGTTLVLRRQKSHSLTLAMEGHKGRQTLPLPRRASEPAKITASAYPSSSLTLDRPRTSKGQPQDGGLRVSEVEPNHHAEPRFCLSPSATRAVRDYFSSQGQEDADACLRRSQEVALAIVQGKREWQSRRCSDPRVDDFDQLFFAEESYV
- the arhgap20 gene encoding rho GTPase-activating protein 20 isoform X1 — translated: MPAGRHRFSDMEMLVGMEDERVARSRAGSCVELYTVKKMKTLAQRRQSAPSLVISKALTRSRSVSRESCMTPVSPESCPLVQAFLAECPRRLFLGHVQTQLKTGLQTQERHLFLFTDTLLVAKAKSPTHFKVKSQVRVCEMWTASCMDEVCEGSTNLERSFVMGWPTCNCVASFSSEEHKDKWLALIKSRIIDGKGKDDPKTIPLKIFAKDIGNCAYAKTLAVSNTDSTTDVIRMALLQFGILGCVKDHRLWVSSSKDDPPYPLIGHEFPFSIKMSHIRDGGSTGGGRGGGSSPTDCPGVLLLDQNLPPDTQCQFILKPNKVTPGQAPLIEPGQQKPFKRKRSLINWPFWRGSNTQLDGLALSPTSLSPTQGRLFGRPLCSVCSPDHGLPKPVMDMLVFLYLEGPYTRGVFRRSAGAKACRELRDRLDSGSEDAEITHQSVFVIAAVLKDFLRNIPGSLLSVDLYEQWMDVMEGDGGEERMQAVQRLIHLLPSENLLLLRHVVAVLHCIQGNANDNQMNAFNLSVCIAPSMLWAPAPSTPEMEGEGTKKVCELVRLLIEKCSSVLGEDVTSLFRSFSQKSSSSDHGSDVSSFQMNDSSYDSLENELNDDPESPFQEQLPLRDKDKPDSRSRDSVITLSDCDPDPDHETDLLLQLPPLARPRRFCPAARQPRNGPSTGPRRLRRSSEPALALASTPPSGTAIVHGDRLPARKASYDAAMEGERVEDDVFLEQRLSGLQLKEEEEDGGEKGVAKIQNGGRRKMKHAPPPPLRLDASCSSLSSPATSPTGSSLSSLDSAFSQYSTDYATNGAIPLAEPAPLSPLFPGRPQPSPRDSPPQRDAPPHWPPQARRTSQTPPHPHGLHPNTWLKKDRRLSLKQSDNGHSEEDLPAVNGISPPTSNGHSGVAQDAAVTNPNSQRRSSSPPSYQQALQQLQGSRSPFYRGTEKPLTVRELRQLHNQTGAPRPPAPASPNSPKPHAGSDPAKECVQPPQGVFYGQNGTTLVLRRQKSHSLTLAMEGHKGRQTLPLPRRASEPAKITASAYPSSSLTLDRPRTSKGQPQDGGLRVSEVEPNHHAEPRFCLSPSATRAVRDYFSSQGQEDADACLRRSQEVALAIVQGKREWQSRRCSDPRVDDFDQLFFAEESYV